Below is a genomic region from Isosphaeraceae bacterium EP7.
GCGCCCGACAAGATCTACTCACGCTGGGGCGGGTTCATCGACGAGGTTGCATTTGATCCGGCGACCTACGGGATCCCTCCCAGCTCGCTCGCCTCGATCGAGCCGTTCCAGCTCCTGGCCCTGGCCGTGGTCCGGTCGGCTCTGGACGACGCCGGTTACCTGGACCGGCCGTTCTGCCGCGAGCGGACATCGGTGATCCTCGGGGCGGGTGGTGGCGGCGCCGACCTGACGGCCGGATATATGTTCCGATCCAGCCTGCCCGCCTTCTTCGGCGGCGACGCGTCGGCCGTCACCGAGAACCTGGGCAGTCACCTCCCGGGTTGGACCGAGGACTCATTCCCTGGCCTGCTCATGAACGTGGCCGCGGGCCGGGTGGCGAATCGTTTCGACCTCGGCGGGGTGAATTACACCGTCGACGCCGCCTGCGCCTCGTCGCTGGCCGCCGTCTATCTGGCGGTGCGCGACCTCGAGGCGCGCACCAGCGACGTGGTGGTGGTGGGCGGGATCGACGCCATTCAGAACCCGTTTTCATTCCTCTGCTTCAGCAAAACCCAGGCACTCTCGCCGACCGGCCGATGCCGGACATTCGACGCGCAAGGCGACGGCATCGCGATCAGCGAGGGGTTTGCCGCAGTCATCCTCAAACGCCTCGACGACGCCGAGCGTGATGGTGACCAGATCTACGGCGTGATCCGGGGCGTGGGCGGGTCCAGCGACGGCCGCGACCGGAGCTTGACCGCCCCCAGGCCCGATGGGCAAGTCCGGGCGCTCCGCCGGGCCTATGCCCAGGCCGGGATCCCGCCCGCGTCGGTCCAGCTCGTCGAGGCCCACGGGACCGGCACAGTGGCAGGAGACCAGGCCGAGGTTCAGGCCCTCTCCGCGTTCTTCGGCAAGGCGGGTGGGAGTCGTCAGGGGTGCGCCGTCGGATCGGTCAAATCGATGATCGGCCACACCAAGGCCACCGCCGGAGTCGCCGGCCTGATCAAGACGGCTCTGGCGCTGCATCACAAGGTCCTCCCGCCCACGCTCAACGTGACCTGCCCCAACCCGAGGTCGAACTTCCCCGAGAGCCCATTCTACGTGAACACCGAAGCACGCCCCTGGATCGACCCCGGAGGCCATCCCCGGCGGGCCGGCGTCAGCGCCTTCGGCTTCGGCGGCACGAACTTTCACATCGCCATGGAGGAGTACTCCGGCCACTACCTGGATGGGAACGCCGCTCCGGTCGACGTCTGGCCCGCAGAGCTTCTTGTCTGGCGAGGCGACTCGCGACGGGAGATCCTGGATTCCATCAAGGACCTGACAGGGCGCCTCGAGAAGGGAGCAAGGCCCGCGCTTGTCGACCTGGCGTTCACCGTGGCCCGGGCGGCGAACGCGGCCCAGGCGGGCCCGTTCAGCCTCGCCATCGTCGCGTCGTCGATCGACGAGCTCATCGCGAGGCTGCACCTCGCCGAGAGGGCCCTGGGGGACGGACCCGACCGATCACACCCGTCACGGGGGGTCTACTTCTCGGGGAAGCCCCTTTCTCAAGAGGGCATGGTCGCCTTCCTCTTCCCGGGGCAAGGATCGCAATATGTCGACATGGCCCGCGATGTGACGCTGGCCTTCGAGGCGGTCAGGCGCTGCTTCGATCGCGCCGACCGCGTACTCGCCGGCCAGCTCGATCGTCCGCTGAGTCGTTTGATCTTCCCGCCGCCGGTTTTCACCCCAGAGGATGAGCTCCGCCTGAAGGCCGAGCTGACCGAGACGAGCGTCGCCCAGCCCGCCCTTGGGGTGACCGATATTGCCTACTTAAGCTTGTTGCGTGAGTTCGGCGTCGAGCCCCAGATGGCCGCAGGTCACAGCTTCGGCGAATTCGTCGCCCTCCACGCCGCGGGTTGCTATGGCGAGGAGGAACTGCTTCATCTTGCCGCGGCGCGCGGGCGGTTCGTCAAGGAAGAGACGACCGAGGAGAGTGGCGCAATGGCCGCGGTCGACGCCCCGCCCGAGGCCTTGATGGAGTTGCTCTCCGACCCAGGTCTGACGCTGGCTAACCTCAACGCTCCCCTCCAGACGGTCCTCTCGGGATCGAAGAGCCGCATCGATGCCGCGGTCGCCTGGTGCGAGGGGCGAGAGATCCGGGCGCGGCTCCTCCCGGTCTCATGTGCCTTCCACTCCCCCCTGGTCGCGCCCGCGCAATCGAGGCTCGCCGAGTTCCTCCGGGAGATCCCGATCGCACCGCCCCGGATCCCGGTCTACTCGAACACGACGGCGGGCGTTTACCCGCAGGATCCAGGGGCCATCGCCGGCCTGCTTGGCGAGCACCTGGTCCGCCCTGTCGAGTTCGTCCGCGAGATCGAGGCCATGTACGAGGCTGGTGCCAGGATCTTCGTCGAGGTTGGCCCGCGAAACGTCCTGAGCGGACTCGTCGGCCGGATCCTCGGCGATCGCCCTCATCTCTGCTCACCCTTGGACGTCCCCGGCCGATCCGGGGTGCCACAACTCCTTCACGCGCTTGCCTCGCTCGTGGCGGAGGGGGTGCCGGTCCGACTCGGACGGCTCTTCGAAGGCCGGACGGCCCGGGCTCTGCACCTCGGGTCGCTCGACCAGGAGACGGGCCGGCCCAAGCTCACCCCGACAACCTGGATGGTCAGCGGTGGGAAGGCGAGACCGGCGAATCCCAGGGCGGGTACGGCCGAACCGCCCACCTTGCCGCTGGCCATCCGGGTGGCGGACGGCCACCAGGCTACGCCCAGCCCCACCCGAGAAAACCCGACGATCGTCGGCGAATCCTCTCCCCGTTCGGACCGAAATGGCGACGGAACCGGCAACGGCCACCCGTCGCCCGGAAAATCCGGATCCGCCGGCCGAAACGGTCACGTGGCCGCGACGCCGACGCCCGTCCCCCATCCGCACCAGGCCTTGTCCGCCAGAAACGGAGGGAGCATGACTCCAACGACCCGACCAAGTCCCAGGATCTCCGGGGAGGCGATCCCGCAGAACCGACTCGCCCCTTATCTGGCAAGTCCGCCTTTAGCGCCTACCCCGGGGCCGGCCGCGAACGGGCAGGGGACAACGGACATCGTTCGGCAATTTCAACAGGTGATGATGCGTTTCCTCCAGACCCAGGAAACGGTCATGCACGAGATTCTCACCTTCTTGGGAACCGGGGCAGCGGCCCTTCCCACCCCGAATGTCGACCATCGACCGGCGGGGGCGGGCGCCGACGGCAACGGATTCGCCCTCGATGCTCCTCCCGCGATGGAGCCCGTCCACGCTCCGCAACCGCAACCTCAATCGCACGGCGGGGCCTCTGCTCCGGCCGCACCCGCCGACATTCAGGCGACCTCACCGGTCGTGGCCGTGGCCCGCGTCCCTGTCCCTCCTCGGGAGGAGGCACCCGCACCTCCCCCACTCGTGCCGGGCCCGAAGGCGTATATGCCGCCCAGCCGGGCTCAGCTCACGCAGGATCTGCTCGCGGTCGTCAGCGAGCGTACCGGCTATCCCGAGGAGATGCTCCTGCTGGAGTCGGACATGGAGGCCGAACTGGGGATCGACTCGATCAAACGAGTCGAGATCGCCGGCACGATCCTCCGCGCACTGAAGCTGCCAGCCGGGCAGTCTCCCGACGTCGAGAAGCTGACCGCCAGCCGGACCCTTCGTCAGGTGGTCGACACCCTGGTCTCGATCGTTGGTGATGTGCCAGGGCTTGCGACCTCGGCGTCATCGGGATCACCCGACCCCGTTGGGAAGGGGGGAGAAACCCGCCCTTTTGAAGGTGCGCGGACCGGTCACGGAATCGGTCGGTTCGCGCTCAACTCGACCCCCTCGCCCGCCGTCGGGCTCGCCGTCGGCCTGGCCCCCGACGGTCTCGTCGTCTTGGTAGACGACGAGACCGGTGTGGGACATGCCCTGGCCGCTCGTCTCAAGGGCGCGGGATACCGCGTCGTCCGGCTCGTCCGAGACATCGACGCAACGCAAGGAAGCCCCCAATGCCTTGCGGGCGACCTCGGTCATCCCGAAGAGGTCGCCCGACTCGTCGAAGACCTTCGAGCCAACCACGGCACGCCGTCGGGCCTCATCTTCCTCTCTGCGTTGCGCGAGGAGGTATCGAAGGACGAAGATAACCTGATCGCATTGTTCCTCACGTCCCAGGCCCTACACGCCGATCTCGAGCGATCGGCGGCCTTGGGCGGCGCCGCAGTTCTGGCGGCCACACGGATGGGCGGAGCCTTCGCGACGGATCGCCCCGGCTCGACATTCGAGCCGATTCATGGAGCCCTCGGCGGCTATCTTAAGTCCCTCTCCCAGGAATGGCCGACTGTCCAAGTCAAGTCCGTGGATGTCGGACGCGAAGCCCCCGAAGTCCTTGCGAATCAGTTCTTTGGCGAGTTGATGGCAGCCGACCACCTGGTCGAGGTCGGCTACCTCGACGGGACCCGTACCGTCCTCGAGCTGGTTCCTTCGCCTCTGCCGGCGAACCCCGTTGAACGCCTGCCGCTGGACGCCGACTCGGTGCTGCTCATCACCGGCGGGGCCCGGGGGATCACCTACCTGGCGGCCCTGAAGCTGGCCGAGGTCGCCCGCCCCACGCTCATCCTCGTCGGTCGGACTCCCGCGCCGGAAGGCCCCGAATCGCCCGAGACGGCAGGCCTGACCGATCCCCGGGCCCTGAAGTCGGCGATCATCGCTCAGCTCAAGCGCACCCATGAGTCGGTCACCCCCGTGATGGTCGAGGACCACTATCGGCACCTCCTCAATGGCCGCCAGATCCGAGAGAATCTCGAACGGCTCCGCGGGACCGGTGCCCGCGTCGAGCTCCTCACCTGCGACGTCCGAGACCCCATCGCGTTTGGCATGCTCATCGACGAAGTCTATCGGGCACACGGGCGGATCGATGGGGTCATCCACGGCGCTGGCGTCATCGAAGACCGATTGGTCAAGTACAAGTCCCTCGATTCCTTCCGCCGTGTCGTCGAAACCAAGGTGAACGGCGCCAGGGTCTTGGGCGAGAAGCTCAGGCCGGCGTCGCTCCGCTTCCTCGCCTTCTTCAGCTCCGTGTCGGCGCGATTCGGCAATCGTGGCCAGGCCGATTACGCCGCCGCGAGCGAGGTGCTCAACAAGCTCGCCCAGCAGCTCGACAGGACCTGGCCGGCCCGAGTCGTCTCGATCAACTGGGGCCCCTGGCTGCAAACCGGGATGGTCTCCGCGGAAGTCCAACGTCAATTCGCCGAGCGTGGCGTGGCGCTCATCCCCCCCGAAGTCGGCTGCTCGATGCTCCTGGACGAGCTGACATCCGGGCGAAAGGGCGATGTCGAAATCCTGATCGGCGGCGACACGAGCACCGCCGCCGGGCCCGTCCCGAAACACCCTCTCCTCGCGGTCGCCGGCCCGTTCACACGAGATGCCGACGCCGTCCATCTCGTCAGGCCACTCGATCTGGAGATTGATCATTATCTCAATCATCATTGCATTGATGGTCAGGCGGTCTTCCCATTCGCGATGGCGATGGAGCTGGCCTCCGAGGTCGCCGAGGCGGGATGGCCCGGCCTGAAGGTCGTGGAGCTTCGGAACATCCGCCTGATGAAGGGGATCGTGGTCGACGGCCCCGGCCGGGCGGTTCGCGTCACCGCTCGCCCTCGAAACGAAACGAACCCGAGCCATGCCGACCTCCATCCGGAGGTGACCCTTGAGGTGAGCATCGCTCATCCGGACGACCCGATGCGGGTCCACTATCGGATGGAGGTCATTCTTGCCCACGAGGCCGGAGGGCCAGGGCAGTGGGGGTCGCCAAGACTTCCGGGCCCGCTCGCACCGATCGAGGGTGTCGGGCAGAAGTCCCTGAGCGTGGGCGAAGCCTACCGGGATCTCCTCTTCCACGGACCTCTTTTCCAGGGGATTGCCTCGATCGAGGCCATTGGTACCAACGGAGCGCGTGCCCTGTTCCGACAGTCGTCTCCGGCGGACTGCCTTCGAGGCGGGCCAGCGCAAGGCTGGGTCATCGACCCGGTGCTCGTTGACTGTGCCTTCCAGATGCAGGTCCTCTGGGCTCGCCTGCACTGGGACGTCACCCAGCTCCCCGCCGGGGTTCAGAGTTATCGCCAGTTCGGCCCGTCGGGTGTCGAAGGCCGAGGTACCGTGCGACACGAGCTGCGTGTCCGGCCCGAGAGCCAGGACCCGATGTGCTTCTGCGACCACACCTTCCTGGACCCCGAAGGCCGAGTCTTCGCGGTGATGACCGGGGTCGAAGGCAACGGAAGCCGTGCCCTCAATCGCTTGGCGGGGGCCGACCGCCAACGAGGTCTTCTGACCGCAGCAAATCGTCCCGGAGAGCGACCATGACCGCCCCCCACGGATTTCCGAATGGCGAAGACAGGTCGGTCACCTACCGTCCCGGTAACCCACCAGCGACGGGCCAGCGCCCGCGTCGCAAAGGGGTCGCCATCATCGGGATGTCGTGCCTATTCCCCGGCGCCCCCGACGTCGACGCTTACTGGCGGAACATCCTCGGCAAGGTCGACTCGGTCACGGCGCCGCCTCCCGAGGCTCGCGAGACGGCCCTGTATTACGAGCCCAATTCGGCCGAGCCCGATCGTGTCTACTGCCAGCGCGGTGGCTACCTCGGGGCGCTGTCGACTTTCGATCCCCTGGCCTTCGGCGTCCCGCCGGTCTCCGTCGGCGGCGAGCCCGATCAGTGGCTGTCGCTCAGGCTCGCCCGCGAGGCGATGGCGGATGCGGGCTGCCTTGATCTCCCCGAATCGGTCCGGCGGCGGACCTCGGTGATCCTCGGCAAGGGGACGTACCTCAACGCCGGCAATGCGATGGCCATCCAGCATGGGCTGGTCGTCAGCCAGACCCTTGAGATCCTCGGCGCACTCCACCCCGAATACACCGGCGCGGAGATCGAGGCGATTCGACGGGAGTTGAAGCGGGCCCTGCCGCCGATCGGGCCCGAGACGGTTGCAGGGCTCATCCCCAATATTATCGTCGGCCGGATCGCCAATCGGCTCGACCTGATGGGCCCTAGCTATACGGTCGACGCCGCCTGTGCCTCGTCGCTGATCGCCGTCCAGCAGGCGATGCGCGACCTCGCCAGCGGCGACTGCGACCTGGCAATCGCCGGTGGCTCGCAGATCTGGATCCCGATGCCGACTCTCAGCATCTTCTGCCAGCTCGGGGCACTCTCCCGCCGCCAGCAGATCCGACCCTTCGACAAGGACGCCGATGGAACGCTGCTCGGCGAGGGGATCGGCATGGTCGTCCTGAAGCGGATCGAGGACGCCGAGCGTGACGGCGACCGGATCTATGCCGTCGTCCGTGGGGTCGGGGTCGCCAGCGACGGCCGGGGCATGAGCGTCATGGCGCCCCGCGTGCAGGGCGAGGAACTCGCGCTGAGACGTGCGTATGAGGAGGCCGGCGTCTCGCCCGA
It encodes:
- a CDS encoding SDR family NAD(P)-dependent oxidoreductase translates to MPSRFIPRRVVGHPGRDVQKEGTLGDPADFDLIVLTPPGSPDPSLAIAGSRAGAIGVLNLEFADDPDAALAALARLGRHGRGRIGVLLDGADEILLAAVLGLAPPGLHALLLAGTPPGRLRRAIGLIHQAGRKAYIVVFGVDEAQAAEAAGADALVAKGHEAGGWVGEETTFVLLQSLLSRPTIPVWAHGGVGPRTAAACRAAGAAGAVLDSQLLLARESPLPEAVRARIGSMDGSETACLGSGLGAAFRSYSRPDLGPANDLRRLEAEALVAERPREAVRLAWREVVTRQVDWRRTSTSLLAIGQDATFAAGLASRYKTVGGIVDAIRRASAEFGAATEGSGPLAEGSPLARSHGTRYPIVQGPMTRVSDRAEFAAAVAESGALPFLALALMRAPGARTLLEATGRLLGNRPWGVGVLGFVPPELRAEQLEVLRAFRPPFALIAGGRPDQSRVLEGDGIATYLHVPSPGLLRMFLQEGASRFVFEGRECGGHVGPRTSFVLWESMIEVLLAHLDATPAADPTACHVLFAGGVHDGLSAAMAAAMAAPLVDRGVKIGVLMGTAYLFTDEAVRTGAIVDRFQKAAVACGRTVLLESGPGHATRCVPSPFVDDFAGEKRRLIREALPSDELRHRLEVLNIGRLRVASKGLDRDTSDRGAPGESKLVDVSDDDQWSRGMYMIGQIASLRAAVCSMDELHRDVSEGGARILGSAGANAVDLGPQSPPPCAVAIVGMACILPGSPDLKSYWSNILGKVDAITEVPADRWDWRQYYDADRSAPDKIYSRWGGFIDEVAFDPATYGIPPSSLASIEPFQLLALAVVRSALDDAGYLDRPFCRERTSVILGAGGGGADLTAGYMFRSSLPAFFGGDASAVTENLGSHLPGWTEDSFPGLLMNVAAGRVANRFDLGGVNYTVDAACASSLAAVYLAVRDLEARTSDVVVVGGIDAIQNPFSFLCFSKTQALSPTGRCRTFDAQGDGIAISEGFAAVILKRLDDAERDGDQIYGVIRGVGGSSDGRDRSLTAPRPDGQVRALRRAYAQAGIPPASVQLVEAHGTGTVAGDQAEVQALSAFFGKAGGSRQGCAVGSVKSMIGHTKATAGVAGLIKTALALHHKVLPPTLNVTCPNPRSNFPESPFYVNTEARPWIDPGGHPRRAGVSAFGFGGTNFHIAMEEYSGHYLDGNAAPVDVWPAELLVWRGDSRREILDSIKDLTGRLEKGARPALVDLAFTVARAANAAQAGPFSLAIVASSIDELIARLHLAERALGDGPDRSHPSRGVYFSGKPLSQEGMVAFLFPGQGSQYVDMARDVTLAFEAVRRCFDRADRVLAGQLDRPLSRLIFPPPVFTPEDELRLKAELTETSVAQPALGVTDIAYLSLLREFGVEPQMAAGHSFGEFVALHAAGCYGEEELLHLAAARGRFVKEETTEESGAMAAVDAPPEALMELLSDPGLTLANLNAPLQTVLSGSKSRIDAAVAWCEGREIRARLLPVSCAFHSPLVAPAQSRLAEFLREIPIAPPRIPVYSNTTAGVYPQDPGAIAGLLGEHLVRPVEFVREIEAMYEAGARIFVEVGPRNVLSGLVGRILGDRPHLCSPLDVPGRSGVPQLLHALASLVAEGVPVRLGRLFEGRTARALHLGSLDQETGRPKLTPTTWMVSGGKARPANPRAGTAEPPTLPLAIRVADGHQATPSPTRENPTIVGESSPRSDRNGDGTGNGHPSPGKSGSAGRNGHVAATPTPVPHPHQALSARNGGSMTPTTRPSPRISGEAIPQNRLAPYLASPPLAPTPGPAANGQGTTDIVRQFQQVMMRFLQTQETVMHEILTFLGTGAAALPTPNVDHRPAGAGADGNGFALDAPPAMEPVHAPQPQPQSHGGASAPAAPADIQATSPVVAVARVPVPPREEAPAPPPLVPGPKAYMPPSRAQLTQDLLAVVSERTGYPEEMLLLESDMEAELGIDSIKRVEIAGTILRALKLPAGQSPDVEKLTASRTLRQVVDTLVSIVGDVPGLATSASSGSPDPVGKGGETRPFEGARTGHGIGRFALNSTPSPAVGLAVGLAPDGLVVLVDDETGVGHALAARLKGAGYRVVRLVRDIDATQGSPQCLAGDLGHPEEVARLVEDLRANHGTPSGLIFLSALREEVSKDEDNLIALFLTSQALHADLERSAALGGAAVLAATRMGGAFATDRPGSTFEPIHGALGGYLKSLSQEWPTVQVKSVDVGREAPEVLANQFFGELMAADHLVEVGYLDGTRTVLELVPSPLPANPVERLPLDADSVLLITGGARGITYLAALKLAEVARPTLILVGRTPAPEGPESPETAGLTDPRALKSAIIAQLKRTHESVTPVMVEDHYRHLLNGRQIRENLERLRGTGARVELLTCDVRDPIAFGMLIDEVYRAHGRIDGVIHGAGVIEDRLVKYKSLDSFRRVVETKVNGARVLGEKLRPASLRFLAFFSSVSARFGNRGQADYAAASEVLNKLAQQLDRTWPARVVSINWGPWLQTGMVSAEVQRQFAERGVALIPPEVGCSMLLDELTSGRKGDVEILIGGDTSTAAGPVPKHPLLAVAGPFTRDADAVHLVRPLDLEIDHYLNHHCIDGQAVFPFAMAMELASEVAEAGWPGLKVVELRNIRLMKGIVVDGPGRAVRVTARPRNETNPSHADLHPEVTLEVSIAHPDDPMRVHYRMEVILAHEAGGPGQWGSPRLPGPLAPIEGVGQKSLSVGEAYRDLLFHGPLFQGIASIEAIGTNGARALFRQSSPADCLRGGPAQGWVIDPVLVDCAFQMQVLWARLHWDVTQLPAGVQSYRQFGPSGVEGRGTVRHELRVRPESQDPMCFCDHTFLDPEGRVFAVMTGVEGNGSRALNRLAGADRQRGLLTAANRPGERP